A region from the Falco rusticolus isolate bFalRus1 chromosome 4, bFalRus1.pri, whole genome shotgun sequence genome encodes:
- the RPS15 gene encoding 40S ribosomal protein S15, whose amino-acid sequence MAEVEQKKKRTFRKFTYRGVDLDQLLDMSYEQLMQLYSARQRRRLNRGLRRKQHSLLKRLRKAKKEAPPMEKPEVVKTHLRDMIILPEMVGSMVGVYNGKTFNQVEIKPEMIGHYLGEFSITYKPVKHGRPGIGATHSSRFIPLK is encoded by the exons ATG GCGGAGGTGGAGCAGAAGAAGAAACGAACCTTCCGGAAATTCACCTATAGGGGAGTGGACCTAGACCAGCTCCTCGACATGTCCTA CGAGCAGCTGATGCAGCTGTACAGCGCCCGTCAGCGCCGGCGGCTCAACCGCGGGCTGCGCCGTAAGCAGCACTCCCTGCTGAAGCGCCTGCGGAAAGCCAAGAAGGAGGCGCCCCCCATGGAGAAGCCAGAGGTGGTGAAGACCCACTTGAGGGACATGATCATCCTCCCCGAGATGGTGGGCAGCATGGTGGGCGTCTACAACGGCAAAACGTTCAACCAGGTGGAGATCAAG ccCGAAATGATTGGTCACTACCTGGGGGAATTCTCCATCACCTACAAGCCGGTGAAGCATGGCCGGCCTGGTATCGGAGCCACACACTCATCCAGGTTCATTCCTCTGAAGTAA